Proteins found in one Tamandua tetradactyla isolate mTamTet1 chromosome 3, mTamTet1.pri, whole genome shotgun sequence genomic segment:
- the LOC143676795 gene encoding uncharacterized protein LOC143676795, with protein MSVERDSRIGGGKNKFVEEESVAGLALVAACQEAALSRQSRGSSPPVRAAPRTNWIPARTNWIQAWTLGLDSSLNPGLGPNLDPDLNSRPGFRPEIPAWIPDLDLDLEAGLDPDLDRALERRSVLRPGPAAGAVRAPSLAGPTGRQENQGPGSAAGTRPPNRPAPDRVPALTRPRGSGPGSRTPGGCRPFLPPWRGRRFRPSLPCLKAPAANRPSPQQQRARVLPLSSLHRRVASASRIKNPRRSSSPPSSSACGCRARPERVVGSELRWRGSRRAGRRARMKR; from the exons ATGAGTGTCGAGAGAGACAGCAGAATTGGAGGAGGAAAGAACAAATTTGTTGAGGAGGAA TCAGTTGCGGGCCTGGCCCTGGTTGCCGCGTGCCAGGAGGCTGCGCTCTCCCGCCAGAGCCGAGGCTCCTCACCCCCAGTCAGAGCAGCTCCGAGAACCAATTGGATCCCGGCCCGAACCAATTGGATCCAGGCCTGGACTCTGGGCCTGGACTCCAGTCTAAACCCAGGCCTGGGTCCCAATCTGGACCCGGACCTGAACTCTCGGCCTGGATTCCGACCTGAAATCCCGGCCTGGATCCCCGATCTGGACCTTGACCTGGAAGCCGGCCTAGATCCCGACTTGGACCGGGCCCTGGAGCGGCGATCTGTACTCCGGCCTGGACCCGCAGCCGGCGCAGTCAGGGCGCCATCACTCGCCGGCCCGACAGGGAGGCAAGAGAACCAGGGCCCAGGCTCAGCAGCGGGCACCAGGCCTCCCAACCGCCCGGCGCCCGACCGAGTTCCAGCACTAACCCGTCCCCGCGGGTCGGGCCCGGGTAGCCGTACACCGGGAGGCTGCAGGCCTTTCCTTCCCCCGTGGAGGGGTCGGAGATTTCGGCCTTCCCTGCCCTGCTTGAAAGCGCCTGCCGCTAACCGTCCCAGCCCTCAACAGCAGCGCGCTCGGGTCCTGCCTCTCTCTAGTCTACACCGACGGGTGGCGTCTGCCTCGAGGATTAAGAACCCAAGGCGCAGCAGCTCTCCACCGAGCAGCAGCGCCTGCGGCTGTCGCGCTCGCCCTGAGCGGGTGGTGGGaagtgagctaagatggcgcgGATCGCGAAGGGCTGGAAGGCGAGCAAGAATGAAGCGCTAG
- the TBR1 gene encoding T-box brain protein 1, translating to MQLEHCLSPSIMLSKKFLNVSSSYPHSGGSELVLHDHPIISTTDNLERSSPLKKITRGMTNQSDTDNFPDSKDSPGDVQRSKLSPVLDGVSELRHSFDGSAADRYLLSQSSQPQSAATAPSAMFPYPGQHGPAHPAFSIGSPSRYMAHHPVITNGAYNSLLSNSSPQGYPAAGYPYPQQYGHSYQGAPFYQFSSTQPGLVPGKAQVYLCNRPLWLKFHRHQTEMIITKQGRRMFPFLSFNISGLDPTAHYNIFVDVILADPNHWRFQGGKWVPCGKADTNVQGNRVYMHPDSPNTGAHWMRQEISFGKLKLTNNKGASNNNGQMVVLQSLHKYQPRLHVVEVNEDGTEDTSQPGRVQTFTFPETQFIAVTAYQNTDITQLKIDHNPFAKGFRDNYDTIYTGCDMDRLTPSPNDSPRSQIVPGARYAMAGSFLQDQFVSNYAKARFHPGAGAGPGPGTDRSVPHTNGLLSPQQTEDPGAPSPQRWFVTPANNRLDFAASAYDTATDFAGNAATLLSYAAAGVKALPLQAAGCTGRPLGYYADPSGWGARSPPQYCGTKTGSVLPCWPNSAAAAARMAGANPYLGEEAEGLAAERSPLPPGAAEDAKPKDLSDSSWIETPSSIKSIDSSDSGIYEQAKRRRISPADTPVSESSSPLKSEVLAQRDCEKNCAKDIGGYYGFYSHS from the exons ATGCAGCTGGAGCACTGCCTTTCTCCTTCTATCATGCTCTCCAAGAAATTTCTCAATGTGAGCAGCAGCTACCCACATTCAGGCGGATCTGAGCTTGTCTTGCACGATCATCCCATTATCTCGACCACTGACAACCTGGAGAGAAGTTCACCTTTGAAAAAAATTACCAGGGGGATGACGAATCAGTCAGATACAGACAATTTTCCTGACTCCAAGGACTCACCAGGGGACGTCCAGAGAAGTAAACTCTCTCCTGTCTTGGACGGGGTCTCTGAGCTTCGTCACAGTTTCGATGGCTCTGCTGCAGATCGCTACCTCCTCTCTCAGTCCAGCCAGCCCCAGTCTGCGGCCACTGCTCCCAGTGCCATGTTCCCGTACCCCGGCCAGCACGGACCCGCGCACCCCGCCTTCTCCATCGGCAGCCCCAGCCGCTACATGGCCCACCACCCGGTCATCACCAACGGAGCCTACAACAGCCTCCTGTCCAATTCCTCACCGCAGGGCTACCCCGCGGCCGGCTACCCCTATCCACAGCAGTACGGCCACTCCTACCAAGGCGCCCCATTCTATCAATTCTCCTCCACCCAGCCGGGGCTGGTGCCCGGCAAAGCGCAAGTGTACCTGTGCAACAGGCCCCTTTGGCTGAAATTTCACCGGCACCAAACGGAGATGATCATCACAAAACAGGGAAG GcgcatgtttccttttttaagttTTAACATTTCTGGTCTCGATCCCACGGCTCATTACAATATTTTTGTGGATGTGATTTTGGCGGATCCCAATCACTGGAGATTTCAAGGAGGCAAATGGGTTCCTTGCGGCAAAGCGGACACCAATGTGCAAG GAAATCGGGTGTATATGCATCCAGATTCCCCCAACACGGGGGCACATTGGATGCGCCAAGAAATCTCTTTTGGAAAATTAAAACTTACAAACAACAAAGGAGCTTCAAACAACAATGGGCAG ATGGTGGTCTTACAGTCCTTGCACAAGTACCAGCCCCGCTTGCATGTGGTGGAAGTGAACGAGGATGGCACGGAGGACACCAGCCAGCCCGGTCGCGTGCAGACATTCACGTTCCCGGAGACTCAGTTCATCGCGGTCACCGCCTACCAGAATACCGAT ATTACACAACTGAAAATAGATCACAATCCCTTTGCAAAAGGATTTCGGGATAATTATGACAC GATCTATACGGGCTGCGACATGGATCGTCTGACCCCCTCGCCCAACGACTCGCCGCGCTCGCAGATAGTGCCCGGAGCCCGCTACGCCATGGCCGGCTCTTTCCTGCAGGATCAGTTCGTGAGCAACTACGCCAAAGCTCGCTTCCACCCGGGTGCGGGTGCGGGTCCCGGGCCAGGCACGGACCGCAGCGTGCCGCACACCAACGGGCTGCTGTCGCCGCAGCAGACCGAGGACCCGGGCGCGCCGTCGCCGCAGCGCTGGTTTGTGACGCCCGCCAACAACCGCCTAGACTTCGCCGCCTCGGCCTACGACACGGCCACGGACTTCGCCGGCAACGCAGCCACGCTGCTGTCGTACGCGGCGGCGGGCGTCAAGGCGCTGCCGCTGCAGGCGGCTGGCTGCACTGGCCGTCCGCTCGGCTACTATGCCGACCCATCGGGCTGGGGCGCACGCAGCCCTCCGCAGTACTGCGGCACCAAGACCGGCTCGGTGCTGCCTTGCTGGCCCAATAGCGCCGCGGCCGCCGCGCGCATGGCCGGCGCCAACCCTTACCTGGGCGAGGAGGCCGAGGGCCTGGCGGCCGAGCGCTCACCGCTACCGCCCGGCGCCGCCGAGGACGCCAAACCCAAGGACCTGTCCGACTCCAGCTGGATCGAGACGCCTTCCTCTATCAAGTCCATCGACTCCAGCGACTCGGGGATTTACGAGCAGGCCAAGCGGAGGAGGATCTCACCCGCTGACACACCGGTGTCCGAGAGCTCGTCCCCGCTCAAGAGTGAGGTGCTGGCCCAGCGGGACTGCGAGAAGAACTGCGCCAAAGACATAGGCGGTTACTACGGCTTCTACTCGCACAGCTAG